In the Mycolicibacter sp. MU0102 genome, one interval contains:
- a CDS encoding response regulator transcription factor yields the protein MATRVLVVDDDRAVRESLRRSLSFNGYSVSLATDGVEALEAITSDRPDAMILDVMMPRLDGLEVCRQLRSTGDDLPILVLTARDSVSERVAGLDAGADDYLPKPFALEELLARMRALLRRTTAEDLSESVAMSFEDLTLDPVTREVTRGDRQISLTRTEFALLEMLIANPRRVLTRSRILEEVWGFDFPTSGNALEVYIGYLRRKTEAEGEPRLIYTVRGVGYVLRETPP from the coding sequence ATGGCTACCCGGGTACTGGTTGTTGATGACGATCGCGCTGTGCGCGAGTCGTTGCGCAGGTCTCTGTCGTTCAATGGTTACTCGGTCTCGCTGGCCACTGACGGCGTCGAGGCGCTCGAGGCGATCACCAGCGACCGTCCGGACGCGATGATCCTCGACGTCATGATGCCGCGGCTGGACGGACTGGAAGTCTGTCGCCAGCTGCGTAGCACCGGTGACGACCTGCCGATTTTGGTCCTGACGGCCCGAGACTCGGTGTCCGAGCGGGTCGCCGGCCTCGATGCCGGCGCCGACGACTACCTGCCGAAGCCGTTTGCGCTGGAGGAACTGCTGGCGCGGATGCGGGCGTTGCTGCGCCGCACCACCGCCGAGGACCTGTCCGAATCGGTCGCGATGTCGTTCGAGGACCTGACGCTGGACCCGGTGACCCGCGAGGTCACCCGCGGGGATCGGCAGATCAGCCTGACTCGCACCGAGTTCGCCCTGTTGGAGATGTTGATCGCCAACCCGCGTCGGGTGCTGACCCGCAGCCGGATCCTCGAGGAGGTGTGGGGCTTCGACTTCCCCACCTCGGGCAACGCGCTGGAGGTCTACATCGGGTACCTGCGTCGCAAGACTGAGGCTGAAGGTGAGCCGCGGCTGATCTACACCGTGCGCGGAGTGGGCTACGTGCTCCGCGAGACTCCTCCCTGA
- a CDS encoding acyclic terpene utilization AtuA family protein → MTAAVRIGNCSGFYGDRHAAMHEMLIGGELDYLTGDYLAELTMLILGRDRMKHPERGYAKTFLTQLEQCLGLALDQGVRIVANAGGLNPAGLADAVRELAQRLGVPARVAHVEGDDLLPRAAELGLGSPLTANAYLGAWGIAECLAGGADVVITGRVTDASVIVGPAAAHFGWSRTDYDQLAGAVVAGHVIECGIQASGGNYSFFTEIPTEQMLHPGFPLAEIHADGSSVITKHAGTGGLVSVDTVTAQLLYEVTGARYANPDVTARMDSIELSADGPDRVRISGVTGEAPPPTYKVSLNSIGGFRNSTTFVLTGLDIEAKAALLRTQLEAAMTVRPAELEWTLSRTDHPDADTEETASALLHCVVRDPDPANVGRKFSAAGIELALASYPGFCVTAPPGDGQVYGVFTPGYVDATQVPHVAVHADGTRVDIPSAAQTLELAAAAEPELPEALPAGPSRRAPLGTIAGARSGDKGGSANVGVWVRTDEQWRWLAHTLTVEKLRDLLPETAELPVTRHLLPKLRAVNFVIEGILGQGVAYQARFDPQAKGLGEWLRSRHLEIPEQLLSEGEL, encoded by the coding sequence ATGACAGCAGCCGTTCGAATCGGTAACTGCTCGGGGTTCTACGGCGACCGCCACGCCGCAATGCACGAGATGCTCATCGGTGGCGAGCTGGACTATCTCACCGGCGATTACCTGGCCGAACTGACCATGCTGATCCTGGGCCGCGACCGGATGAAGCACCCGGAACGCGGTTACGCCAAGACCTTCCTGACCCAGCTCGAACAATGCCTCGGACTCGCCCTCGACCAGGGCGTTCGCATCGTGGCCAACGCCGGCGGGCTCAATCCGGCCGGCCTGGCCGACGCGGTGCGCGAGCTGGCGCAACGCCTGGGCGTTCCGGCCCGCGTGGCCCACGTCGAAGGTGATGACCTGCTCCCCCGCGCCGCAGAGCTCGGTTTGGGCAGTCCGCTGACAGCGAACGCCTACCTGGGCGCCTGGGGCATCGCCGAGTGTCTGGCCGGCGGCGCCGATGTGGTGATCACCGGCCGCGTCACCGACGCGTCGGTGATCGTGGGACCCGCCGCCGCGCACTTCGGCTGGAGCCGCACCGACTATGACCAGCTCGCCGGCGCCGTCGTCGCCGGGCACGTCATCGAGTGCGGCATCCAGGCCAGCGGTGGCAATTACTCCTTCTTTACCGAGATTCCCACCGAGCAGATGCTGCACCCCGGGTTCCCGCTCGCCGAGATCCACGCAGACGGGTCATCGGTGATCACCAAGCATGCCGGCACCGGCGGGCTGGTCAGCGTCGACACCGTGACCGCCCAACTGCTCTACGAGGTCACCGGCGCCCGCTACGCCAACCCCGATGTCACCGCCCGGATGGACAGCATCGAACTGTCGGCCGACGGCCCGGACCGGGTGCGGATCTCCGGCGTGACCGGCGAGGCGCCCCCACCCACCTACAAGGTGTCGCTGAACAGCATCGGCGGCTTCCGCAACTCCACCACTTTCGTGCTGACCGGCCTGGACATCGAGGCCAAGGCCGCACTGCTGCGCACCCAGCTCGAGGCGGCCATGACCGTCCGGCCAGCCGAACTGGAGTGGACGTTGTCGCGCACCGATCACCCCGACGCCGACACCGAGGAAACCGCCAGCGCGCTGCTGCACTGCGTGGTGCGCGACCCGGACCCGGCCAACGTGGGCCGCAAGTTCTCCGCGGCCGGCATCGAGCTGGCGCTGGCCAGCTATCCCGGGTTCTGCGTCACCGCCCCGCCCGGGGACGGCCAGGTCTACGGGGTCTTCACCCCCGGCTATGTCGATGCCACGCAGGTGCCGCACGTCGCCGTGCACGCCGACGGCACTCGGGTGGACATTCCATCCGCCGCGCAGACCCTGGAACTCGCTGCGGCCGCCGAACCGGAGCTGCCCGAGGCGCTCCCGGCCGGCCCGAGCCGCCGCGCGCCACTGGGGACGATCGCCGGCGCCCGCAGCGGCGACAAGGGCGGCTCGGCCAACGTCGGGGTCTGGGTGCGCACTGATGAGCAGTGGCGCTGGTTAGCCCACACGTTGACCGTCGAGAAGCTGCGCGACCTGCTGCCTGAAACCGCCGAGTTGCCGGTCACCCGTCACCTGTTGCCGAAGTTGCGCGCGGTGAACTTCGTCATCGAGGGCATCCTCGGGCAGGGCGTGGCCTACCAGGCTCGATTCGATCCGCAGGCCAAGGGGCTGGGCGAATGGCTGCGCAGCCGTCATCTCGAGATACCCGAGCAGCTGCTGTCAGAAGGGGAACTGTGA
- a CDS encoding HAMP domain-containing sensor histidine kinase, with product MQSFRRQQGEEAKKTSLSLRWRVMLLAMSMVALVVVLMAVAVYAVISAALYNDIDNQLQSRAEMLIASGSLAADPRKAIEGTAYSDVNAMLVNPGRSIYTANQPGQRLPVGQQEKAVIRGELFLSRRTASGQRVLAVHLPNGSTLLISKSLAPTRAVTMKLRWVLLVVGGVGVVVAAVAGGMVTRTGLRPVGRLTEAAERVARTDDLRPIPVYGSDELARLTEAFNAMLRALAESRERQARLVADAGHELKTPLTSLRTNVELLMASAAPGAPQLPEEEMAELRADAIGQIEELSTLVGDLVDLTRDDQREVAYEQVDITEVVDRSMERVRRRRNDIDFDIQVVPWHVYGDAAGLSRAVLNLLDNAAKWSPSGGVVGLRMRQLDPTHMEMIVSDEGPGIPENQRELVFERFYRSDSARAMPGSGLGLAIVKQVVLKHGGAITIGETIPGGHPPGTSFRMVLPGGPTSAEEIPVGAVTGASQST from the coding sequence ATGCAATCCTTCCGCCGGCAACAGGGTGAAGAGGCGAAGAAGACCTCCCTGTCGCTGCGCTGGCGGGTGATGCTGCTGGCGATGTCGATGGTGGCATTGGTGGTGGTGTTGATGGCGGTGGCCGTCTACGCCGTGATCTCGGCGGCGCTCTACAACGACATCGACAACCAGTTGCAGAGCCGTGCGGAGATGTTGATCGCCAGTGGTTCGCTGGCCGCCGATCCCCGCAAGGCGATCGAGGGCACCGCCTACTCCGACGTCAACGCCATGCTGGTCAACCCGGGCCGGTCGATCTACACGGCCAATCAGCCCGGTCAGCGGCTGCCGGTCGGGCAGCAGGAGAAGGCCGTCATCCGCGGCGAGCTGTTCTTGTCGCGCCGCACCGCATCGGGCCAGCGGGTGCTGGCCGTGCACCTGCCCAATGGCAGCACACTGCTGATCTCCAAGAGCTTGGCGCCCACCCGGGCGGTGACGATGAAGCTGCGGTGGGTGCTGCTGGTCGTCGGCGGGGTGGGTGTCGTGGTGGCCGCGGTGGCCGGCGGCATGGTCACCAGAACCGGGCTGAGACCGGTGGGCCGCTTGACCGAAGCGGCCGAACGCGTGGCGCGCACCGATGACTTGAGACCGATCCCGGTCTACGGCAGCGACGAATTGGCTCGCCTCACCGAGGCGTTCAACGCCATGTTGCGGGCCCTGGCCGAGTCGCGCGAGCGGCAGGCGCGACTGGTCGCCGACGCCGGACATGAGCTGAAGACCCCGTTGACGTCGCTACGCACCAACGTCGAGCTGCTGATGGCGTCCGCGGCTCCGGGCGCCCCGCAGTTGCCGGAAGAGGAGATGGCCGAACTGCGTGCCGACGCGATCGGTCAGATCGAGGAATTGTCCACGCTGGTAGGCGATTTGGTGGACCTCACCCGCGACGACCAACGTGAGGTCGCCTACGAGCAGGTCGACATCACTGAGGTCGTCGACCGCAGCATGGAGCGGGTCCGGCGGCGGCGCAACGACATCGACTTCGACATCCAGGTCGTTCCCTGGCACGTCTACGGAGACGCCGCGGGCCTGTCCCGTGCGGTGCTCAACCTGCTCGACAACGCGGCTAAGTGGAGCCCGTCGGGCGGAGTCGTGGGCTTGCGGATGCGCCAGCTCGACCCGACGCACATGGAGATGATCGTCTCGGACGAGGGGCCGGGAATCCCGGAGAACCAACGGGAATTGGTCTTCGAGCGCTTCTACCGGTCGGACTCCGCGCGTGCCATGCCGGGGTCCGGGCTGGGCCTGGCGATCGTCAAGCAGGTGGTGCTCAAACACGGCGGGGCGATCACCATCGGCGAGACCATCCCCGGCGGGCATCCGCCCGGGACATCGTTTCGGATGGTGCTGCCCGGCGGGCCTACGTCGGCGGAGGAAATACCGGTCGGAGCAGTCACAGGCGCTTCTCAGTCCACGTAG
- a CDS encoding acyl-CoA dehydrogenase family protein, giving the protein MSIWNTAERQALRKTVRGFVEREILPHVDEWERSGELPRELHRKAAEVGLLGAGFPEEVGGSGGDGADAVIVCEEMHQAGAPGGVFASLFTCGIAVPHMIASGDARLIEEFVRPTLAGEKIGSLAITEPGGGSDVGHLRTTARLDGDHYVVNGSKTFITSAVRGDYVVTAVRTGGPGAAGVSLLVVEKGTPGFEVSRKLEKMGWRSSDTAELSYVDARVPVANLVGVENTGFAQIASAFVSERVGLAAQAYASAQRCLDLTLTWCRDRETFGRPLISRQAVQNTLAEMARRIDVARVYTRHVVERQLAGETFLIPEVCFAKNTAVEAGEWVANQAVQLFGGMGYMAESEVERQYRDMRIIGIGGGTTEILTSLAAKTLGYQS; this is encoded by the coding sequence GTGAGTATCTGGAACACCGCCGAGCGCCAGGCTCTGCGTAAGACTGTGCGTGGATTCGTCGAGCGCGAGATTCTGCCGCACGTCGACGAGTGGGAACGCTCCGGCGAGCTGCCCCGCGAACTGCACCGCAAGGCCGCCGAGGTCGGCTTGTTGGGTGCGGGCTTCCCCGAGGAGGTCGGCGGCAGTGGCGGCGACGGCGCCGACGCGGTGATCGTCTGCGAGGAGATGCACCAGGCCGGGGCGCCGGGCGGGGTGTTCGCCTCCCTGTTCACCTGCGGTATCGCGGTACCGCACATGATCGCCTCGGGCGATGCGCGCCTGATCGAAGAGTTCGTCCGCCCGACGCTGGCCGGCGAGAAGATCGGTTCGCTGGCCATCACCGAGCCCGGCGGCGGCTCGGATGTCGGGCACCTACGCACCACGGCGCGCCTGGACGGCGACCACTACGTGGTCAACGGCTCCAAGACCTTCATCACCTCCGCGGTGCGCGGCGACTATGTCGTCACCGCGGTGCGCACCGGTGGGCCGGGGGCGGCCGGGGTGTCGCTGCTGGTGGTCGAGAAAGGCACGCCGGGGTTCGAGGTGAGTCGCAAGCTCGAGAAGATGGGTTGGCGCTCCTCGGACACCGCCGAGCTGTCCTACGTCGACGCCCGAGTGCCGGTAGCCAACCTGGTCGGTGTCGAGAACACCGGCTTCGCCCAGATCGCCTCGGCGTTCGTCTCCGAGCGGGTGGGGCTGGCCGCGCAGGCGTATGCCAGCGCGCAGCGCTGCCTGGACCTGACCCTGACATGGTGCCGGGACCGCGAGACGTTCGGCCGGCCACTGATCTCGCGGCAGGCGGTGCAGAACACCCTGGCCGAGATGGCCCGCCGCATCGATGTGGCGCGGGTCTACACCCGCCACGTCGTCGAGCGGCAGCTGGCCGGGGAGACCTTCCTCATCCCGGAGGTGTGTTTCGCCAAGAACACCGCGGTGGAGGCCGGTGAGTGGGTGGCCAACCAGGCGGTGCAGCTGTTCGGGGGCATGGGTTATATGGCCGAATCCGAGGTGGAGCGCCAGTATCGGGATATGCGCATCATCGGCATCGGCGGTGGAACCACCGAGATCCTGACCTCACTGGCCGCCAAGACGCTGGGATACCAATCATGA
- the rpmF gene encoding 50S ribosomal protein L32, producing the protein MAVPKRRMSRANTRSRRAQWKAEATGLVNVTVAGRAHKVPRRLLKAARLGLIDLDRR; encoded by the coding sequence ATGGCCGTGCCGAAACGCAGGATGTCGCGTGCGAACACTCGTAGTCGCCGCGCACAGTGGAAGGCTGAGGCAACCGGCCTGGTCAACGTGACGGTCGCCGGCCGCGCGCACAAGGTGCCGCGTCGCCTCCTCAAAGCCGCCCGCTTGGGCCTCATCGACCTCGATCGGCGCTAA